The Pocillopora verrucosa isolate sample1 chromosome 14, ASM3666991v2, whole genome shotgun sequence genome has a segment encoding these proteins:
- the LOC131787690 gene encoding tRNA (cytidine(32)/guanosine(34)-2'-O)-methyltransferase: MGRSSKDKRDIYYRLAKEDGWRARSAFKLLQLNDDFDLFNGVSRVVDLCAAPGSWSQVLSRKLIDERSENKGKVKIVAVDLQAMAPLPGVIQIQGDITKISTAHEIISYFEGEEADLVICDGAPDVTGLHDIDEYIQGQLLLAALNITSHLLKHGGVFVAKIFRGKDVDILYSQLKVFFSTVTICKPRSSRNSSIESFVVCQNYSPPIGYVPIMCNPLLVDPNQFKSLEGVNRIVVPFMACGDLSGYDSDQTYPLTTSTGGKEYQTLSPIQEPINPPYQTACLLRKTNSLTSSDSTEQVQNKDV; the protein is encoded by the exons ATGGGACGCTCCTCTAAAGATAAACGAGATATTTACTATAGACTAGCAAAGGAAGATGGCTGGAGGGCTAGAAGTGCGTTTAAATTGTTACAACTCAACGATGATTTTGATCTGTTTAATGGTGTTAGTCGTGTCGTGGATTTGTGTGCGGCCCCGGGGAGCTGGAGTCAAGTACTAAGCAGAAAGTTGATCGACGAACGTTCAGAAAACAAAGGCAAAGTAAAAATTGTGGCCGTTGATCTACAAGCCATGGCTCCTCTTCCCGGAGTTATTCAGATACAGGGTGATATCACTAAA ATATCAACTGCCCATGAGATAATTAGCTACTTTGAGGGAGAGGAAGCTGATTTGGTGATATGTGATGGGGCTCCAGATGTTACTGGTCTCCATGACATTGATGAATACATCCAAGGACAGCTCTTACTTGCTGCACTCAATATTACCAGTCATCTCCTAAAGCATGGGGGAGTTTTTGTGGCCAAAATTTTCAGAGGAAAAGATGTTGACATTCTGTACAGTCAATTGAAGGTGTTCTTCTCTACTGTGACTATATGTAAGCCACGGAGCAGTCGAAATTCAAGCATTGAATCTTTTGTTGTGTGTCAGAATTATTCTCCTCCCATTGGTTATGTGCCAATAATGTGCAATCCTCTCCTTGTTGACCCAAACCAGTTCAAAAG TCTTGAAGGAGTAAACAGGATTGTTGTTCCTTTCATGGCCTGTGGTGACCTTAGTGGTTATGATTCAGACCAAACATATCCACTCACAACTTCTACTGGAGGGAAAGAATATCAAACACTGTCACCCATCCAGGAACCAATAAATCCTCCTTACCAAACTGCATGTCTCCTGAGAAAAACCAACAGTCTAACTTCTTCTGACAGCACTGAACAAGTACAGAACAAAGATGTGTAA
- the LOC131787691 gene encoding glutaredoxin domain-containing cysteine-rich protein 1-like has product MLRSDKKSVKHGAVNNVRLVSFNHLNGDSSASSLNNPCNGRFQGNHSAQSSPKKEIIGPTGTVRGYKNMIKERREILGLCFVGESFEESEEGKIVVYTTSMGGIRSTVKECAYIRKLFDNLGLKVDERDIFMHKDYQCQLDTRLAIQNATVPHVFVNGVSLGGVGELEHLNETGKLKNLLENFERRNSGVCPICGGFRYINCTQCHGSKRSRKTRISREINVLRCTSCNENGLQPCSECT; this is encoded by the exons ATGTTACGTTCAGATAAGAAGTCAGTTAAACATGGCGCAGTAAATAATGTCCGGCTCGTTTCTTTCAATCACTTAAATGGAGATTCTTCAGCGTCATCACTAAACAACCCGTGTAATGGCCGCTTTCAAGGCAATCACTCGGCTCAGAGTTCTcctaaaaaggaaattattgggCCCACTGGTACTGTTCGTGGATACAAGAATATGATCAAAGAACGGAGAGAGATTTTAGGACTTTGTTTTGTTGGAGAGAGTTTTGAG gaAAGCGAGGAAGGAAAGATAGTCGTGTATACGACCTCGATGGGAGGAATTCGATCAACGGTGAAAGAGTGTGCGTACATCAGGAAATTATTTGACAATCTAGGATTAAAAGTGGATGAGCGCGACATATTTATGCACAAAGACTATCAGTGTCAGCTAGACACGCGGTTAGCGATTCAAAATGCCACCGTTCCTCATGTGTTTGTGAACGGAGTTTCTTTGGGG GGTGTTGGAGAACTTGAACATCTAAACGAAACTGGGAAACTTAAGAATTTACTTGAAAACTTTGAG AGGAGGAATAGCGGTGTATGCCCCATTTGCGGCGGGTTTCGATATATCAACTGCACTCAGTGTCACGGAAGTAaaagatcaagaaaaacaaGGATTTCAAGAGAGATCAATGTCTTACGGTGTACTTCTTGCAATGAAAATGGTCTTCAACCCTGCTCAGAGTGTACATAA